From Panicum hallii strain FIL2 chromosome 2, PHallii_v3.1, whole genome shotgun sequence, a single genomic window includes:
- the LOC112881026 gene encoding probable kinase CHARK — protein MVKFKKTLKFTESSVQGRKFEAEVKIISRPRHRNLVQLIGWCDSCKGFLIVYELVSEGSLDKHIYNGARWLAWPERYKIIIGLGSALRYLHAEWEQCVVHGDIKPSNIMLDSSHQAMLGDFGLARLFDHGVRPATTRVVLGTAGYIDPELVNTRRPSTESDVYSFGVVLLELVTGRRPVEEPNDSICHEGIENSHNNKKLRSLDLMMI, from the exons ATGGTGAAATTTAAAAAAACTCTTAAGTTCACGGAGTCGTCTGTGCAGGGGAGGAAgttcgaggccgaggtgaagaTCATCAGCCGGCCGAGGCACCGCAACCTCGTGCAGCTGATCGGCTGGTGTGACAGTTGCAAGGGGTTCCTGATCGTCTATGAGCTCGTGTCGGAGGGGAGCCTTGACAAGCACATTTACAACGGTGCGAGGTGGCTTGCCTGGCCTGAAAG GTACAAGATCATCATCGGCCTGGGCTCCGCGCTGCGGTACCTCCACGCGGAGTGGGAGCAGTGTGTGGTGCACGGCGACATCAAGCCGAGCAACATCATGCTCGACTCCTCGCACCAAGCCATGCTGGGGGACTTCGGCCTGGCGAGGCTCTTCGACCACGGCGTCCGGCCAGCCACGACGCGGGTGGTGCTGGGCACCGCGGGTTACATCGACCCGGAGCTCGTCAACACGCGCCGCCCCAGCACGGAGTCGGACGTGTACAGCTTCGGCGTCGTCCTCCTGGAGCTCGTCACCGGCCGGCGCCCCGTGGAGGAGCCCAACGACAGCATTTGTCACGAGGGTATAGAAAATTCTCACAATAATAAAAAACTAAGATCATTAGATTTGATGATGATCTAA
- the LOC112882470 gene encoding L-type lectin-domain containing receptor kinase IX.1-like, translating into MALPHLSSLLRPCYSLITIILFIHAPLAASVSFNLDFSTSDYASELNYSNDSYWAKPVIELTKDAGGSVGRVWYARPVPLWDRATRELASFNTTFSFQIKSVNETRAPGDGMAFFLSYFPSVTPPDSAGGTLGLIGGRFNNATVSGDERFVAVEFDTHSNNRDWESDNHVGIDVNSIVSKASKDTYQAGRDLSSGLPMEARVTYRSDTLLLSVDLQIGDTPYHVSTDVDLRESLPEAVAVGFSAATGSFVELHQLLSWSFSSDLEASSPPPRTVNASAAPSQSPGGGGAKAPNKNKLRVRAETLALATVTGLLCLLLLLILARKLNMVSLWCEKRARKRLGHGPRRYQYSELAKATNKFDEQRKLGVGGSSEVYLGDECGRRFAVKKLISAVRMTDAEAQRRRIEFEAEVDIISRLRHKNLVRLLGWCDSSNGLLLVYELISGGSLDKHLYSTETSLSWNDRFRIIIGLGKALVYLHGEHSGTKYVVHGDIKPSNIMVDEGLNAKLGDFGLARRLDHGAAAQTTETVMGTKGYIEPEFMETGKRCVESDVYSFGIVLLEMVTGFGPWRRPLPSWVWELYAGQNTRVLEAASATLRSESNDRQMERVLVVGLWCTQPARSERPSMAHAMWVLEHAEAPLPVLRPSHGHLTLLGGLLGESPEHRRVTAPLLGELSRVQSQMYSNTAPAAIATGEQGLVRQCCDRSHSIEQGSYIVGG; encoded by the exons ATGGCCCTCCCTCACCTCTCGAGTCTCCTTCGCCCCTGCTACTCCTTGATCACCATCATCTTGTTCATCCATGCACCCCTTGCCGCCTCGGTTTCCTTCAACTTGGACTTCTCCACCAGCGACTACGCCTCGGAGCTCAATTACAGCAACGACTCCTACTGGGCTAAGCCTGTGATCGAGCTGACCAAGGATGCCGGCGGCAGCGTCGGCCGGGTGTGGTACGCGCGCCCGGTGCCGCTCTGGGACCGCGCCACGCGCGAGCTGGCCAGCTTCAACACCACATTCTCCTTCCAGATCAAGTCGGTCAACGAGACCCGCGCGCCGGGCGACGGGATGGCTTTCTTCCTAAGCTATTTCCCGTCGGTGACTCCCCCGGACAGCGCCGGGGGCACCCTGGGGCTCATAGGCGGCCGCTTCAACAACGCGACCGTCTCCGGCGACGAGCGGTTCGTGGCGGTCGAGTTCGACACTCACTCCAACAACAGAGACTGGGAGAGCGACAACCACGTCGGCATCGACGTCAACTCCATCGTCTCCAAGGCGTCCAAGGACACGTACCAGGCTGGTAGAGACCTGTCCTCCGGCCTCCCGATGGAAGCCAGGGTGACCTACCGCAGCGACACATTGCTGCTGTCGGTCGACCTCCAGATCGGCGACACCCCATACCACGTCAGCACCGACGTCGACCTGAGAGAGTCCTTGCCGGAGGCCGTCGCGGTAGGCTTCTCTGCGGCCACGGGCAGCTTTGTCGAGCTGCATCAGCTGCTGTCCTGGTCATTCAGCTCCGATCTGGAGGCATCGTCCCCGCCCCCAAGGACGGTGAATGCGTCTGCAGCACCCAGCCAATCCCCCGGCGGAGGCGGAGCAAAAGCCCCCAACAAAAACAAGCTCCGTGTCCGTGCGGAAACGCTCGCGCTTGCTACGGTGACAGGGCTTCTATGCCTTCTCTTGCTACTGATCCTTGCCCGTAAGCTCAATATGGTTTCGCTCTGGTGCGAGAAGCGAGCAAGGAAGAGGCTGGGCCACGGCCCCAGGAGGTACCAGTACAGCGAGCTGGCCAAGGCCACGAACAAATTTGATGAGCAGCGGAAGCTCGGCGTAGGGGGCTCCAGCGAAGTTTACCTTGGTGATGAATGCGGCCGCCGTTTCGCGGTGAAGAAGCTGATCTCCGCCGTCAGAATGACAGATGCGGAAGCCCAGAGGAGGAGGATAGAGTTCGAAGCGGAAGTGGACATCATAAGCAGGTTAAGGCACAAGAATCTTGTCCGTTTATTGGGGTGGTGCGACAGCAGCAACGGGCTCCTCCTTGTTTATGAGCTCATCTCTGGAGGTAGCCTCGACAAGCATCTCTACAGCACTGAGACGTCTCTTAGTTGGAATGACAG GTTCAGGATCATCATCGGTCTTGGGAAGGCACTAGTGTACCTACACGGAGAACATAGTGGCACCAAATATGTGGTGCACGGTGACATCAAGCCAAGCAACATAATGGTCGACGAGGGGCTCAACGCCAAGCTTGGAGACTTCGGGCTCGCCCGCCGCCTCGACCACGGTGCCGCGGCGCAAACAACAGAAACTGTCATGGGAACGAAAGGATATATCGAACCGGAGTTTATGGAGACCGGCAAGAGGTGCGTCGAGTCCGATGTCTACAGCTTTGGCATTGTCCTGCTGGAGATGGTCACCGGCTTTGGACCATGGAGGCGGCCACTGCCATCCTGGGTGTGGGAGCTGTATGCAGGCCAGAACACGAGAGTTCTTGAGGCCGCCAGCGCAACGCTGAGGTCCGAGTCCAACGACAGGCAGATGGAGCGCGTGCTCGTCGTCGGCCTCTGGTGCACGCAGCCGGCTCGGAGCGAGCGGCCGTCCATGGCGCACGCCATGTGGGTACTGGAGCACGCGGAGGCGCCGTTACCAGTTCTTCGTCCTAGCCACGGCCACCTGACATTGCTGGGAGGACTACTCGGCGAGTCTCCGGAACATAGGCGAGTGACGGCGCCACTTCTCGGCGAGTTGTCCCGAGTTCAATCGCAGATGTACTCCAATACTGCGCCGGCGGCCATCGCCACCGGCGAACAGGGCCTCGTACGGCAATGCTGTGACCGCAGTCACAGCATCGAGCAGGGTTCATACATTGTCGGCGGGTAA
- the LOC112881446 gene encoding L-type lectin-domain containing receptor kinase IX.1-like isoform X3, translated as MIDLTKNDRTLPSNSSLGRVWYGKPVLLWDAATGELASFNTVFSFLIFQDTQYQKNPDGTFNAGDGMAFFLASYSDSSVLGNSGGGGGNLGLFNDTNHFNATGDSRVVAVEFDTFLNPQWDNSSQHVGIDINSIMSVASIYTDPYDSPGHKNLTSDLWMTATVKYDNKTKLLTVDLDIEGYLYHVNHTADLKLFLPEQVAVGFSATTGSSAELHRVQAWSFNSTLEKKVTPIDMPPAPSPQPFAAPEITSVPSPKLVLTVLVPALAVSVCGIVGLLLWHKCRKNVKANKATNDSSESDEQHGEADFERGVAGPRRYHYRELAAATGDFAEENMLGRGGFGRVYKGCLPSDVDDDGRMVAIKKFSSESSQSRKEFEAEVKIIGRLRHRNLVQLLGWCDSLKGLLLVYELMPEGSLDRHIYNTESVLTWAQRYNIIVGLGSALRYLHRDWEQCVVHGDIKPSNIMLDSSYNCKLGDFGLARLGDHGAGPKTTVVKGTMGYIDPEFVNTSRRCTQSDVYSFGIVLLEIVSGRPPVDRWDPSFMLMKWAWSLYSEGKILDAADARLRMGDKAAERQMERALVVGLWCTLREPEHRPSVADALYILQSEDKLPDLPLQMYMMAAAPSFAVGERGAFSSSFSSGGRSSATTGTTRSSESSAN; from the exons ATGATCGATCTAACAAAAAATGACCGTACTCTCCCAAGCAACAGCAGCCTTGGTCGGGTGTGGTACGGGAAGCCGGTGCTGCTCTGGGACGCCGCCACCGGTGAGCTGGCAAGCTTCAACACCGTCTTCTCCTTTTTGATCTTTCAGGATACTCAATATCAGAAGAATCCGGATGGGACTTTTAATGCTGGCGACGGGATGGCCTTCTTCCTCGCGAGCTACTCGGACAGCAGCGTCCTGGGCAACAGCGGCGGTGGGGGTGGGAACCTCGGCCTCTTCAACGACACCAACCACTTCAACGCCACGGGTGACAGTCGGGTTGTTGCCGTCGAGTTCGATACGTTCCTTAATCCGCAATGGGATAATAGCTCCCAGCACGTCGGCATCGACATCAACTCCATCATGTCAGTGGCGTCCATTTACACGGATCCCTATGATTCGCCCGGACACAAGAACCTCACGTCGGATCTCTGGATGACCGCCACGGTCAAATACGATAACAAGACGAAGCTGCTAACCGTCGATCTAGATATCGAAGGTTACCTATACCACGTCAACCATACCGCTGACCTGAAGTTATTCTTGCCGGAGCAGGTGGCCGTCGGCTTCTCCGCGACGACTGGCTCGTCGGCTGAGCTTCACCGGGTACAAGCATGGTCGTTCAATTCCACACTTGAAAAGAAGGTCACTCCGATAGATATGCCACCTGCACCTTCACCTCAACCATTTGCAGCTCCAGAAATTACGTCAGTGCCGTCGCCAAAATTGGTACTCACGGTGCTGGTTCCTGCACTCGCTGTCTCGGTCTGTGGAATTGTGGGTCTGCTCCTGTGGCACAAGTGCAGAAAAAACGTCAAAGCAAACAAAGCCACCAATGATAGCAGCGAGTCAGACGAGCAACACGGCGAGGCTGACTTTGAGAGAGGGGTGGCTGGACCAAGACGCTACCACTACCGTGAGCTTGCTGCGGCCACAGGCGACTTCGCAGAGGAGAATATGCTCGGGCGAGGAGGTTTTGGTAGGGTGTACAAGGGGTGCCTTCCAAGCGACGTCGATGACGACGGCCGGATGGTGGCCATCAAGAAGTTCTCGTCGGAGTCATCGCAGAGTAGGAAGGAATTCGAGGCAGAGGTGAAGATCATAGGCCGGCTGAGGCATCGCAATCTCGTGCAGCTGTTAGGTTGGTGCGACAGCCTCAAGGGTCTCTTGCTTGTCTACGAGCTCATGCCAGAAGGCAGCCTTGATAGACACATCTACAACACCGAGAGTGTGTTAACTTGGGCCCAGAG GTACAACATCATTGTGGGATTAGGATCAGCACTGCGCTACCTACACCGAGACTGGGAGCAATGCGTAGTGCATGGTGACATCAAGCCAAGCAACATAATGCTCGACTCATCCTACAACTGTAAGCTTGGAGACTTCGGGCTCGCCCGCCTCGGTGACCACGGGGCGGGCCCCAAGACCACGGTGGTCAAAGGCACCATGGGGTACATAGATCCGGAGTTCGTCAACACCAGCAGGCGGTGCACCCAGTCGGACGTCTACAGCTTCGGCATCGTCCTGCTCGAGATCGTCTCCGGGCGGCCGCCCGTGGACAGGTGGGACCCGTCGTTCATGCTCATGAAGTGGGCTTGGAGCCTGTACAGCGAGGGCAAGATCCTTGATGCGGCGGACGCGCGGCTGAGGATGGGTGACAAGGCCGCGGAGCGGCAGATGGAGCGCGCACTGGTCGTGGGGCTCTGGTGCACGCTCCGTGAGCCGGAGCACCGGCCATCGGTTGCGGACGCCTTGTACATCCTGCAGTCGGAGGACAAGCTGCCAGACCTTCCACTGCAGATGTACATGATGGCGGCAGCTCCGAGCTTTGCTGTGGGCGAGCGCGGAGCCTTCAGCAGCTCCTTCTCCAGCGGTGGCCGCTCTTCGGCTACCACAGGCACGACTCGATCTTCCGAATCGTCTGCCAATTGA
- the LOC112881446 gene encoding L-type lectin-domain containing receptor kinase IX.1-like isoform X1, translated as MAAATSGLLAFLCLCCFFMLCIHAPCASSTSFSFNFSDTSKDPCANGLKCVGDAKFAGSMIDLTKNDRTLPSNSSLGRVWYGKPVLLWDAATGELASFNTVFSFLIFQDTQYQKNPDGTFNAGDGMAFFLASYSDSSVLGNSGGGGGNLGLFNDTNHFNATGDSRVVAVEFDTFLNPQWDNSSQHVGIDINSIMSVASIYTDPYDSPGHKNLTSDLWMTATVKYDNKTKLLTVDLDIEGYLYHVNHTADLKLFLPEQVAVGFSATTGSSAELHRVQAWSFNSTLEKKVTPIDMPPAPSPQPFAAPEITSVPSPKLVLTVLVPALAVSVCGIVGLLLWHKCRKNVKANKATNDSSESDEQHGEADFERGVAGPRRYHYRELAAATGDFAEENMLGRGGFGRVYKGCLPSDVDDDGRMVAIKKFSSESSQSRKEFEAEVKIIGRLRHRNLVQLLGWCDSLKGLLLVYELMPEGSLDRHIYNTESVLTWAQRYNIIVGLGSALRYLHRDWEQCVVHGDIKPSNIMLDSSYNCKLGDFGLARLGDHGAGPKTTVVKGTMGYIDPEFVNTSRRCTQSDVYSFGIVLLEIVSGRPPVDRWDPSFMLMKWAWSLYSEGKILDAADARLRMGDKAAERQMERALVVGLWCTLREPEHRPSVADALYILQSEDKLPDLPLQMYMMAAAPSFAVGERGAFSSSFSSGGRSSATTGTTRSSESSAN; from the exons ATGGCTGCCGCAACCTCCGGCCTCCTCGCTTTCCTCTGCCTCTGCTGCTTTTTCATGCTCTGCATCCACGCACCATGTGCCTCCTCAACTTCCTTCAGCTTCAACTTTTCAGATACCAGCAAGGACCCCTGCGCCAACGGTCTCAAGTGCGTGGGGGACGCAAAGTTCGCTGGCTCCATGATCGATCTAACAAAAAATGACCGTACTCTCCCAAGCAACAGCAGCCTTGGTCGGGTGTGGTACGGGAAGCCGGTGCTGCTCTGGGACGCCGCCACCGGTGAGCTGGCAAGCTTCAACACCGTCTTCTCCTTTTTGATCTTTCAGGATACTCAATATCAGAAGAATCCGGATGGGACTTTTAATGCTGGCGACGGGATGGCCTTCTTCCTCGCGAGCTACTCGGACAGCAGCGTCCTGGGCAACAGCGGCGGTGGGGGTGGGAACCTCGGCCTCTTCAACGACACCAACCACTTCAACGCCACGGGTGACAGTCGGGTTGTTGCCGTCGAGTTCGATACGTTCCTTAATCCGCAATGGGATAATAGCTCCCAGCACGTCGGCATCGACATCAACTCCATCATGTCAGTGGCGTCCATTTACACGGATCCCTATGATTCGCCCGGACACAAGAACCTCACGTCGGATCTCTGGATGACCGCCACGGTCAAATACGATAACAAGACGAAGCTGCTAACCGTCGATCTAGATATCGAAGGTTACCTATACCACGTCAACCATACCGCTGACCTGAAGTTATTCTTGCCGGAGCAGGTGGCCGTCGGCTTCTCCGCGACGACTGGCTCGTCGGCTGAGCTTCACCGGGTACAAGCATGGTCGTTCAATTCCACACTTGAAAAGAAGGTCACTCCGATAGATATGCCACCTGCACCTTCACCTCAACCATTTGCAGCTCCAGAAATTACGTCAGTGCCGTCGCCAAAATTGGTACTCACGGTGCTGGTTCCTGCACTCGCTGTCTCGGTCTGTGGAATTGTGGGTCTGCTCCTGTGGCACAAGTGCAGAAAAAACGTCAAAGCAAACAAAGCCACCAATGATAGCAGCGAGTCAGACGAGCAACACGGCGAGGCTGACTTTGAGAGAGGGGTGGCTGGACCAAGACGCTACCACTACCGTGAGCTTGCTGCGGCCACAGGCGACTTCGCAGAGGAGAATATGCTCGGGCGAGGAGGTTTTGGTAGGGTGTACAAGGGGTGCCTTCCAAGCGACGTCGATGACGACGGCCGGATGGTGGCCATCAAGAAGTTCTCGTCGGAGTCATCGCAGAGTAGGAAGGAATTCGAGGCAGAGGTGAAGATCATAGGCCGGCTGAGGCATCGCAATCTCGTGCAGCTGTTAGGTTGGTGCGACAGCCTCAAGGGTCTCTTGCTTGTCTACGAGCTCATGCCAGAAGGCAGCCTTGATAGACACATCTACAACACCGAGAGTGTGTTAACTTGGGCCCAGAG GTACAACATCATTGTGGGATTAGGATCAGCACTGCGCTACCTACACCGAGACTGGGAGCAATGCGTAGTGCATGGTGACATCAAGCCAAGCAACATAATGCTCGACTCATCCTACAACTGTAAGCTTGGAGACTTCGGGCTCGCCCGCCTCGGTGACCACGGGGCGGGCCCCAAGACCACGGTGGTCAAAGGCACCATGGGGTACATAGATCCGGAGTTCGTCAACACCAGCAGGCGGTGCACCCAGTCGGACGTCTACAGCTTCGGCATCGTCCTGCTCGAGATCGTCTCCGGGCGGCCGCCCGTGGACAGGTGGGACCCGTCGTTCATGCTCATGAAGTGGGCTTGGAGCCTGTACAGCGAGGGCAAGATCCTTGATGCGGCGGACGCGCGGCTGAGGATGGGTGACAAGGCCGCGGAGCGGCAGATGGAGCGCGCACTGGTCGTGGGGCTCTGGTGCACGCTCCGTGAGCCGGAGCACCGGCCATCGGTTGCGGACGCCTTGTACATCCTGCAGTCGGAGGACAAGCTGCCAGACCTTCCACTGCAGATGTACATGATGGCGGCAGCTCCGAGCTTTGCTGTGGGCGAGCGCGGAGCCTTCAGCAGCTCCTTCTCCAGCGGTGGCCGCTCTTCGGCTACCACAGGCACGACTCGATCTTCCGAATCGTCTGCCAATTGA
- the LOC112881446 gene encoding L-type lectin-domain containing receptor kinase IX.1-like isoform X2 — translation MRRRKRRQRARLAAAPASEQQDSKHSPIEPVILSNQDTSKDPCANGLKCVGDAKFAGSMIDLTKNDRTLPSNSSLGRVWYGKPVLLWDAATGELASFNTVFSFLIFQDTQYQKNPDGTFNAGDGMAFFLASYSDSSVLGNSGGGGGNLGLFNDTNHFNATGDSRVVAVEFDTFLNPQWDNSSQHVGIDINSIMSVASIYTDPYDSPGHKNLTSDLWMTATVKYDNKTKLLTVDLDIEGYLYHVNHTADLKLFLPEQVAVGFSATTGSSAELHRVQAWSFNSTLEKKVTPIDMPPAPSPQPFAAPEITSVPSPKLVLTVLVPALAVSVCGIVGLLLWHKCRKNVKANKATNDSSESDEQHGEADFERGVAGPRRYHYRELAAATGDFAEENMLGRGGFGRVYKGCLPSDVDDDGRMVAIKKFSSESSQSRKEFEAEVKIIGRLRHRNLVQLLGWCDSLKGLLLVYELMPEGSLDRHIYNTESVLTWAQRYNIIVGLGSALRYLHRDWEQCVVHGDIKPSNIMLDSSYNCKLGDFGLARLGDHGAGPKTTVVKGTMGYIDPEFVNTSRRCTQSDVYSFGIVLLEIVSGRPPVDRWDPSFMLMKWAWSLYSEGKILDAADARLRMGDKAAERQMERALVVGLWCTLREPEHRPSVADALYILQSEDKLPDLPLQMYMMAAAPSFAVGERGAFSSSFSSGGRSSATTGTTRSSESSAN, via the exons ATGCGCCGGCGCAAGCGCAGGCAGCGGGCTCGGCTGGCTGCGGCACCGGCATCCGAGCAGCAAGACAGCAAGCATTCGCCAATCGAGCCAGTGATACTGAGCAACCAAG ATACCAGCAAGGACCCCTGCGCCAACGGTCTCAAGTGCGTGGGGGACGCAAAGTTCGCTGGCTCCATGATCGATCTAACAAAAAATGACCGTACTCTCCCAAGCAACAGCAGCCTTGGTCGGGTGTGGTACGGGAAGCCGGTGCTGCTCTGGGACGCCGCCACCGGTGAGCTGGCAAGCTTCAACACCGTCTTCTCCTTTTTGATCTTTCAGGATACTCAATATCAGAAGAATCCGGATGGGACTTTTAATGCTGGCGACGGGATGGCCTTCTTCCTCGCGAGCTACTCGGACAGCAGCGTCCTGGGCAACAGCGGCGGTGGGGGTGGGAACCTCGGCCTCTTCAACGACACCAACCACTTCAACGCCACGGGTGACAGTCGGGTTGTTGCCGTCGAGTTCGATACGTTCCTTAATCCGCAATGGGATAATAGCTCCCAGCACGTCGGCATCGACATCAACTCCATCATGTCAGTGGCGTCCATTTACACGGATCCCTATGATTCGCCCGGACACAAGAACCTCACGTCGGATCTCTGGATGACCGCCACGGTCAAATACGATAACAAGACGAAGCTGCTAACCGTCGATCTAGATATCGAAGGTTACCTATACCACGTCAACCATACCGCTGACCTGAAGTTATTCTTGCCGGAGCAGGTGGCCGTCGGCTTCTCCGCGACGACTGGCTCGTCGGCTGAGCTTCACCGGGTACAAGCATGGTCGTTCAATTCCACACTTGAAAAGAAGGTCACTCCGATAGATATGCCACCTGCACCTTCACCTCAACCATTTGCAGCTCCAGAAATTACGTCAGTGCCGTCGCCAAAATTGGTACTCACGGTGCTGGTTCCTGCACTCGCTGTCTCGGTCTGTGGAATTGTGGGTCTGCTCCTGTGGCACAAGTGCAGAAAAAACGTCAAAGCAAACAAAGCCACCAATGATAGCAGCGAGTCAGACGAGCAACACGGCGAGGCTGACTTTGAGAGAGGGGTGGCTGGACCAAGACGCTACCACTACCGTGAGCTTGCTGCGGCCACAGGCGACTTCGCAGAGGAGAATATGCTCGGGCGAGGAGGTTTTGGTAGGGTGTACAAGGGGTGCCTTCCAAGCGACGTCGATGACGACGGCCGGATGGTGGCCATCAAGAAGTTCTCGTCGGAGTCATCGCAGAGTAGGAAGGAATTCGAGGCAGAGGTGAAGATCATAGGCCGGCTGAGGCATCGCAATCTCGTGCAGCTGTTAGGTTGGTGCGACAGCCTCAAGGGTCTCTTGCTTGTCTACGAGCTCATGCCAGAAGGCAGCCTTGATAGACACATCTACAACACCGAGAGTGTGTTAACTTGGGCCCAGAG GTACAACATCATTGTGGGATTAGGATCAGCACTGCGCTACCTACACCGAGACTGGGAGCAATGCGTAGTGCATGGTGACATCAAGCCAAGCAACATAATGCTCGACTCATCCTACAACTGTAAGCTTGGAGACTTCGGGCTCGCCCGCCTCGGTGACCACGGGGCGGGCCCCAAGACCACGGTGGTCAAAGGCACCATGGGGTACATAGATCCGGAGTTCGTCAACACCAGCAGGCGGTGCACCCAGTCGGACGTCTACAGCTTCGGCATCGTCCTGCTCGAGATCGTCTCCGGGCGGCCGCCCGTGGACAGGTGGGACCCGTCGTTCATGCTCATGAAGTGGGCTTGGAGCCTGTACAGCGAGGGCAAGATCCTTGATGCGGCGGACGCGCGGCTGAGGATGGGTGACAAGGCCGCGGAGCGGCAGATGGAGCGCGCACTGGTCGTGGGGCTCTGGTGCACGCTCCGTGAGCCGGAGCACCGGCCATCGGTTGCGGACGCCTTGTACATCCTGCAGTCGGAGGACAAGCTGCCAGACCTTCCACTGCAGATGTACATGATGGCGGCAGCTCCGAGCTTTGCTGTGGGCGAGCGCGGAGCCTTCAGCAGCTCCTTCTCCAGCGGTGGCCGCTCTTCGGCTACCACAGGCACGACTCGATCTTCCGAATCGTCTGCCAATTGA